CGGCGGCGACGAGCTCACCGAGCCAGCGCGGTCCGCCTTCGCAGAGGACGACCTGGTAACCGAAACCGGCAAGGGCCTGAAGAGCCTTCGCCGGTTCGACCCGGTCGTCACCGGCGATGACGACCGTGGCCGCCTGTTCGGCGGCTGCCAGCCGTTTCGGATCGGCCCGGGCGCACGTGATGACGATGGTGCGCGCGTGCTCGGGTGCCGCGGCGAAGACCTGTGAGGACCAGTCGAGGTCGAGGCTGCGACTGACGACCGCCACCGGCGGCATCTCGGACTGTCCCCGTGCTTGTCGCTGGGCTCGGGCGGACTCGCTCAGCCGCATCGGAGCGTAGCCTTCGCTGCGGATGGTCTGAGCGCCCACCATGACGACATCGGCGATCTGCCGCATCCGTCGGAAGAGGTCCTGATCGGGTTCTGTCGACAGGGCGCCGACGCGCCCGTGGATGGCGGCGGTTCCGTCGAGGCCGGCGACCATGTGACCGGTGACCCAGCATTCGTGCCGCGGCTGGGAGCGATTGACCTCGAGATAGGGTGTCAGCGGGTCCGGGATAGGGGTGCCGCGTTCGAGAGGCTCCATCCAGGCAGTCTACTCAGCCCGTCCAGGCGTCGTCGGTGAAGTAGCCGTCGATGAATCCGGGCAGGCGCTGTCCGTCTTTCGCGGTCGCCAGTGTGTAGGGGGCGACGTGGAAGCCGGCTTTGTCGAGTTCGCGCATCTTGTTCGTCGGCAGGTTCTTGCTTGGTCCTACCCATTCGATGCCGGCGTCCTTGATCTCGGCCGGTGATTCCTTCGGCATGGTCGAACCCATGAGGTAGAGCGAGGTGTATCCGCGGTCGGCGATCGTCTTCGCAGCGTCGAAGTCGAAGGACTGGACGACGAGGGAATCCTTCAATCCTCGTTCGTCGAATTCGTCGAGGACCCGATTGACCTCCTCGGGGGTGGCTCTGGGTTTGATCTCGGGCACGAGGACGACTTCGCCTCCCATTTCGTCGAGGAGTTCGTCGAGGGTGACGGTGGCGGCTTCTTCTCCGCCGGCCGGGTGCTTGATCGTGGCGGAGTCCCATTCCTCGCGGCTGAGGTCCCGGATGGGTCCGGTCGCGCCGTTGAGGGTGCGATCGGCAGTGTCGTCGTGGATGAGGACGGGGGTGCCGTCTGCGAGGAACTGGATGTCCATTTCGGGGAGGAATCCGTCCTTCGCCGAGGCGGTGAATCCTTCCATGGATTCTTCCGGATAGACAGCGGCGCCGCC
Above is a window of Brevibacterium siliguriense DNA encoding:
- a CDS encoding glycerophosphodiester phosphodiesterase translates to MNTQRETSTHTRPYTILAAAVLTASAAFGAGLAPAAATGLGSAGDTPELDSPSDYTAPDKVADLEFPTTISHRGGAAVYPEESMEGFTASAKDGFLPEMDIQFLADGTPVLIHDDTADRTLNGATGPIRDLSREEWDSATIKHPAGGEEAATVTLDELLDEMGGEVVLVPEIKPRATPEEVNRVLDEFDERGLKDSLVVQSFDFDAAKTIADRGYTSLYLMGSTMPKESPAEIKDAGIEWVGPSKNLPTNKMRELDKAGFHVAPYTLATAKDGQRLPGFIDGYFTDDAWTG
- a CDS encoding pyrimidine reductase family protein, translated to MEPLERGTPIPDPLTPYLEVNRSQPRHECWVTGHMVAGLDGTAAIHGRVGALSTEPDQDLFRRMRQIADVVMVGAQTIRSEGYAPMRLSESARAQRQARGQSEMPPVAVVSRSLDLDWSSQVFAAAPEHARTIVITCARADPKRLAAAEQAATVVIAGDDRVEPAKALQALAGFGYQVVLCEGGPRWLGELVAADRLDELCLSISPMMGGDPLPVSVAPPGADIAQFSLKSTMVADDTLFLRYESKTADEGRS